The following proteins are encoded in a genomic region of Magnolia sinica isolate HGM2019 chromosome 1, MsV1, whole genome shotgun sequence:
- the LOC131251557 gene encoding ATP-dependent DNA helicase Q-like 2, which produces MSSGLEMKLDELRKELSSSHEGILPDTILSTQKISMLSAEKLNSMEQLRTSLVLTIIGVVFKGLMMCEVVRDVANYFPTAIISGR; this is translated from the exons ATGTCATCAGGTTTAGAGATGAAGCTTGATGAGCTGCGGAAAGAGCTCTCTTCAAGTCATGAAGGAATATTGCCAGATACCATTCTTTCCACCCAAAAGATCAGCATGTTAAGCGCCGAAAAACTGAATTCCATGGAGCAGCTAAGGACTAGCCTGGTTCTGACTATCATAGGAGtagttttcaaagggctaatg ATGTGTGAAGTCGTGCGGGATGTTGCAAACTATTTCCCAACGGCAATAATTAGTGGAAGATGA